From Desulfonatronovibrio magnus:
TTGCTCTTATATCTCTGCAGAAATTCATGGCTTTAAAATCGCCGCTATCATAGTACTTATCACTGTCAATACAAAGAAAATCATACCCGCTTGCTCGATACTCTTTATATTTTTTTTCACTTCTTTTTTCATAAGCTAACCTACGACTTCCGCGCTTTTGTCCAGAGTGACGAGATTGCTCAATCTCAAGTATAAGCTTCTCACTTGGAAGGTAAAAATCAGCCCTTCGTGACCTGCCTTTGTTGTTACAAAGTATAGGAAAATCATAATTATGCAGAAATTTTTCATGTGTAAGCCAGTTACCGACTACAAGCTCACCATACGAACGATATGGCAAGCCGCTAATGCCAACTTTCCAGTTCAAACAAAAGTGCGGCCACGAAAGCATGATCTCATTTTCAAGCATCCGACCCTTCACCTCTCTGTGCAGTGTACAATTTTTATATTTCAAGTCTGTCATGCAGCTGTAATTGCCTACCTCTTTTATTATCCAGCTGTCTGGCCAGTGCATGTAGCTTCTTTTCTTGTTTCCAAATTCAGCATGATAGTAGATTGCGCCCTGAACATGAGTTTTTCTTATTTTCTCATATAGCTTAGGATTTCTGCGGTGCAGGTCACCTGTGTTTTTCAATTTACTGCGTTTTATTTCCTGCTTTAACTCATCAATCAAGCGTTGGTGCAATAAATTAAGATCTTCCCCGTACTCTGAACTTCCTTCACACAAAAATTTTATTTTTTAAAAAACTCTATACGTGTCCGGATTGGACAGAATGGAACTTAGCGAACACGGCGGCAAAAACATTAAAAGTTTTTTCCTGCTCAGGCTGTTATTACACAGCAGATCCTTTCCATTGATTAAACCAGCATTTAGGTCAGACTCAATCCTCTTTAAGTTTTTAAGCACTTCATGTCTCACAGCTAATTCTCCTTCTTTTAAAATTTAGCTTTACATTCTTGACGCACTAAATCTTTTTCACATCAAGAATGATTTATTTACACATCAATGCTGATGTTTTGTCAAGAGCAATTTTATCAAAAATGACCCACAAACTTCTATCTTGATATCTACAAGCTATCAAAATAGACTGATTTGATAAGAAGGAGGCAAAAATGAGTGATGATAACTGGGGATATAGAATTAAAAAGACAAGACAACTTGCGGGAATATCGCAGGCAGAATTTGGAAATATGCTTAATGTTTCCGTGGCTACAATAAACAGAATAGAGAATAATCATTCAGTTCCTGACGCTGGACTCATCAGCAAAATAGCGTCCAAATTTGACGTCAGTGTAGAGTACCTCCTACTTGGGAAATCTGAAGATAAGCATAAAAATATCGAGGATGCTTATCCTGTATTTTCAGAATCCGACATCATAGCAGGCAAATTTCAGGAGATGACAAGCGACAGTTGGGCCAAAATTCCACAGGTGCAGGAAGCTGAAAAAATATTTTTGCTGATCACAAAAGAATTAGGAATGCGGCCAACAATTGAACCTGGGGACATGTTAATGATTAGTCAAGATATGCCCGAGCCCAGTAATATTGTGGTTTTTTTGGACAATTCCGGCGTTGTAAGTGTCCGTAAGCTTGGGCGGACAAGTAATGGAGATGAATTTTTTGTGGCAGAAAATCCCGAATATCCGAGGCTCAGAAAAAATGATGAAATAATAATTGGAAAAGTGGTGGGTGGGCT
This genomic window contains:
- a CDS encoding XRE family transcriptional regulator, with amino-acid sequence MSDDNWGYRIKKTRQLAGISQAEFGNMLNVSVATINRIENNHSVPDAGLISKIASKFDVSVEYLLLGKSEDKHKNIEDAYPVFSESDIIAGKFQEMTSDSWAKIPQVQEAEKIFLLITKELGMRPTIEPGDMLMISQDMPEPSNIVVFLDNSGVVSVRKLGRTSNGDEFFVAENPEYPRLRKNDEIIIGKVVGGLRYYKT